From the genome of Dickeya aquatica, one region includes:
- a CDS encoding efflux RND transporter permease subunit: MSGGLKQKWNLSAWALKHQQMVAFFMLIIMAAGVMSYQRLPRNEDPAFTIKTAVVSARWPGATVQDTVSFVTDVLEKKLQETPYLDFIESYSRPGEAVIFVNLRDSTPPSAVKGIWYSVRKKMKDIASALPDGVAEPAVNDEFDDTFGTLYGFTAEGYSPRELRDKVDDIRTALLTIPDVGKIEVLGAEEEQIIVAFSPRQLAGMGLDLQQVTAALQAQNAVSPAGMIRTAHDKVELRVSGAFMSEESLRQVTLHIGGRFIPLTDIASLHRQRAEPPAPRFRVNGQPAIGLAISMAPTGNMLAFGEALRSKMAVIKSALPYGIDVTDVADQSAVVKSSVDGFVKVLLEAVVIVLAVSFVSLGSRAGLVVAASIPIVLAMTFIGMEIAGIGLQRISLGALIIALGLLVDDAMITVEAMVSSLEKGEVREQAATRAYETTAFPMLTGTLVMVAGFIPVGFAASGAGEYCYSLFIVVLMSLLSSWVVAILFSPLIGVWLLAKQIPVHAATPGRLARAYHRLLEMALRYRGRTLWLSVAMLLLAVLAASRLQGEFFPASDRPELLVSLTLPRNASQEATAREVARLEKSLADDPDLDHFSTYVGAGAVRFYLPMEVLLQNENLAQLVLVAKGLKERDALRARLEARLKQDFSHLVARVSPLELGPPVGWPLKYRVSGPDISKVREYANALASLVAANTGAREVSLTAGEPERVIRVALNQTEARAVGVSSQAVASALATIFSGTTVTQVRDRNRMVDVVVRARDEERQDLDTVASLQLRTSNGQRVPLEQIATVSYDVDEPIIWRRQRLPFITVQTDVAVGVRAQTLSESLAPQVAAYQATLPGGYQIEEGGAVAESNKGNRSVYQVLPVTLLVMLILLMVQLQRFSRMALALLMAPFGLIGVVAAMLPTATPMGFVALLGVIALAGMIIRNAVILISEVDTNVAQGGSAHEAIIQAAQHRSRPILLTALAAILGMIPIATQVFWGPMAYAIIGGLLAATLLTLTVLPAAISLVMQWEAPRHPRA, from the coding sequence ATGTCTGGCGGATTGAAGCAAAAGTGGAACCTGTCAGCCTGGGCGCTGAAGCACCAGCAAATGGTGGCGTTTTTTATGCTGATCATCATGGCCGCCGGGGTGATGAGCTACCAGCGGTTGCCCCGTAACGAAGACCCGGCCTTCACCATTAAAACGGCGGTGGTTTCAGCACGCTGGCCCGGTGCCACGGTGCAAGATACCGTCAGTTTCGTTACCGATGTGCTGGAAAAGAAACTGCAAGAAACGCCCTATCTGGATTTTATCGAGAGCTATAGCCGCCCTGGTGAGGCGGTGATTTTTGTTAACCTGCGCGACAGTACCCCGCCCTCAGCGGTGAAAGGCATCTGGTATAGCGTGCGTAAAAAGATGAAAGATATCGCCTCGGCGTTGCCGGATGGCGTCGCTGAGCCTGCGGTAAACGATGAGTTTGATGACACCTTCGGCACCCTTTATGGTTTCACCGCTGAAGGCTATTCACCAAGAGAGCTGCGCGACAAGGTGGATGATATCCGCACCGCCCTGCTGACGATACCGGATGTGGGCAAAATAGAGGTGTTAGGTGCCGAGGAAGAGCAGATCATCGTGGCCTTTTCCCCCCGGCAACTGGCTGGCATGGGGCTCGATTTACAGCAAGTGACGGCCGCCTTGCAGGCGCAAAATGCGGTCAGCCCGGCGGGGATGATTCGTACCGCACACGATAAGGTGGAACTGCGCGTGAGCGGGGCGTTTATGTCTGAAGAGAGCCTGCGTCAGGTGACGCTGCATATTGGCGGGCGCTTTATCCCGCTGACGGACATCGCCAGCCTGCATCGTCAGCGCGCTGAACCACCGGCCCCCAGGTTTCGCGTTAACGGGCAACCGGCGATAGGGCTGGCTATCTCCATGGCTCCCACCGGCAATATGCTGGCGTTTGGCGAGGCGCTACGCAGCAAGATGGCCGTCATTAAATCGGCGCTGCCATATGGGATTGACGTCACCGATGTGGCTGACCAGTCAGCGGTGGTGAAATCCTCGGTCGATGGGTTTGTCAAAGTCCTGCTGGAAGCGGTGGTTATCGTGCTGGCGGTATCGTTCGTGTCGCTCGGCAGCCGGGCCGGACTGGTGGTGGCCGCATCAATCCCGATTGTGCTGGCAATGACCTTTATCGGCATGGAGATAGCCGGTATCGGTTTGCAGCGTATTTCGCTCGGTGCGCTGATTATTGCGCTGGGGCTGCTGGTGGATGACGCGATGATAACGGTGGAAGCGATGGTTTCCAGTCTTGAGAAGGGCGAGGTGCGTGAGCAGGCGGCAACCCGCGCTTACGAAACCACAGCCTTTCCGATGCTGACCGGCACACTGGTGATGGTAGCCGGTTTTATTCCGGTCGGCTTTGCTGCGTCCGGGGCCGGTGAATACTGTTATTCGCTGTTTATCGTGGTGCTGATGTCGCTACTGAGTTCCTGGGTGGTGGCTATTCTATTTTCACCGCTGATAGGGGTCTGGCTGCTGGCGAAACAGATACCTGTTCATGCCGCAACGCCCGGTCGTCTCGCGCGTGCTTACCATCGCCTGCTGGAGATGGCCTTACGCTACCGTGGCCGTACCTTGTGGCTGTCTGTTGCGATGTTGCTGCTGGCGGTGCTGGCTGCAAGCCGGCTTCAGGGCGAATTTTTCCCGGCATCCGACAGGCCCGAGTTGCTGGTCAGTTTGACGCTGCCGCGCAATGCCTCTCAGGAGGCCACCGCGCGTGAAGTGGCGCGTCTTGAAAAATCGCTTGCCGATGACCCTGACCTTGACCATTTCTCTACCTATGTGGGGGCCGGTGCGGTGCGCTTTTATCTGCCGATGGAGGTGTTACTGCAAAATGAAAACCTTGCACAACTGGTGCTGGTGGCGAAGGGGTTGAAAGAGCGGGATGCGTTGCGAGCCCGGCTGGAGGCGCGGCTGAAGCAAGATTTCAGCCATTTGGTCGCCAGAGTGTCGCCACTGGAGCTGGGGCCGCCTGTCGGCTGGCCGTTGAAATATCGGGTGAGCGGGCCGGATATTAGCAAGGTGCGTGAATATGCCAATGCACTGGCGTCGCTGGTTGCCGCGAATACCGGTGCGCGTGAAGTGAGCCTGACCGCCGGGGAGCCGGAGCGCGTGATTCGCGTCGCGCTAAACCAGACGGAAGCGCGCGCCGTTGGTGTCAGTTCTCAGGCGGTGGCCAGTGCGCTGGCTACCATTTTTTCCGGCACCACCGTGACTCAGGTGCGCGATCGCAATCGTATGGTGGATGTGGTAGTGCGTGCCCGGGATGAGGAGCGCCAGGATCTGGACACCGTTGCCAGCCTGCAATTGCGCACCTCGAATGGTCAGCGGGTGCCGCTGGAGCAGATAGCGACCGTCAGCTATGACGTGGATGAGCCTATCATCTGGCGTCGCCAGCGGCTGCCGTTTATCACGGTGCAGACCGATGTGGCCGTGGGCGTTCGGGCGCAAACGCTGTCTGAATCCTTAGCGCCTCAGGTGGCAGCCTATCAGGCGACACTGCCTGGTGGATACCAGATTGAAGAAGGCGGCGCGGTGGCAGAATCGAACAAGGGCAACCGCTCGGTCTATCAGGTTCTGCCGGTGACGTTGCTGGTGATGCTGATTTTGCTGATGGTGCAGTTACAGCGTTTCTCCCGCATGGCACTGGCGCTATTGATGGCTCCCTTCGGGTTAATCGGCGTGGTGGCTGCGATGCTGCCAACGGCTACACCAATGGGGTTTGTTGCCCTGCTTGGGGTGATTGCGCTGGCGGGGATGATAATCCGCAACGCGGTGATTTTAATCAGTGAAGTGGATACCAATGTGGCGCAGGGAGGGTCAGCGCATGAGGCGATTATTCAGGCCGCACAGCACCGCTCCCGGCCGATTTTGCTCACCGCGCTGGCGGCGATTCTGGGGATGATCCCGATTGCGACGCAGGTGTTCTGGGGGCCGATGGCCTACGCCATTATCGGTGGGTTGCTGGCGGCTACTTTACTGACACTGACTGTTTTACCGGCTGCCATCAGTCTGGTGATGCAATGGGAGGCCCCGCGCCACCCTCGTGCCTGA
- a CDS encoding winged helix-turn-helix transcriptional regulator: MQTIEKLLRGNVLAAACPSREVLQHITSRWGILILLVLASKTLRFSELRRLINGVSERMLAQTLQTLEGDGLINRVAYDVVPPHVEYSLTPLGQEASEKVQILIDWIEQSMPRIAGHWYQAEHDKPRKTSA; this comes from the coding sequence ATGCAAACCATCGAAAAATTGCTGCGTGGCAATGTGCTGGCCGCCGCCTGCCCCTCGCGTGAGGTGCTACAGCATATTACCAGCCGCTGGGGTATCCTTATTCTGCTGGTGCTGGCGTCAAAAACGCTGCGTTTTAGCGAGCTGCGGCGTCTTATCAACGGGGTGAGTGAGCGTATGCTGGCACAAACGTTACAAACGCTCGAAGGCGATGGTCTTATCAACAGGGTGGCTTATGACGTGGTGCCGCCACACGTTGAGTACAGCCTGACGCCATTAGGTCAGGAGGCGTCAGAAAAAGTGCAGATACTGATAGACTGGATAGAACAGAGTATGCCGCGCATTGCCGGGCACTGGTATCAGGCTGAACATGACAAGCCCCGAAAAACCTCTGCCTGA
- a CDS encoding tyrosine-type DNA invertase has product MTKRKFLTYEEVRRLIAASYNKGTGVRDSCLILLAFRHGLRISELLDLRFPDLDLSEGRLNVRRLKNGFSTVHPLMADECQALSAWMTLRESWKAAPGNNAIFISRRGTRLSRKQAWHVIRCAGERAGIATVTHPHMLRHACGYELAERGTDTRLIQDYLGHRNIRHTVSYTASNAARFFGIWERDNRTGLVG; this is encoded by the coding sequence ATGACAAAAAGAAAGTTTTTAACCTATGAAGAGGTTCGTAGGTTAATTGCAGCGAGCTATAATAAAGGAACCGGTGTGCGTGACAGTTGCCTGATCTTACTGGCATTTCGTCACGGTCTGCGTATCAGTGAGTTACTCGATCTGCGTTTTCCCGATCTGGATTTGAGTGAAGGGCGCTTAAATGTGCGACGGCTCAAAAATGGGTTTTCCACCGTGCACCCGCTGATGGCGGATGAATGTCAGGCGTTATCCGCATGGATGACGTTGCGTGAGAGCTGGAAAGCGGCACCTGGCAACAATGCCATCTTTATTTCACGGCGAGGGACGAGACTGTCGAGAAAACAGGCCTGGCATGTGATTCGCTGTGCCGGTGAGCGGGCGGGGATTGCGACGGTGACCCATCCGCATATGTTGCGTCATGCCTGTGGCTATGAGCTGGCAGAGCGCGGTACGGACACCCGGTTGATTCAGGATTATCTGGGGCATCGCAATATTCGTCATACCGTCAGTTATACGGCAAGCAACGCCGCGCGTTTTTTTGGCATCTGGGAAAGGGACAATCGCACAGGGCTCGTTGGGTAA
- the fimA gene encoding type 1 fimbrial major subunit FimA, with the protein MRIKSLAIVVASALVLSSAAHAAGDNPAPPKASVVTVNGGTVHFKGEVVNAACAVDAGSVDQTVQLGQVRSTKLASAGNTSSAVGFNIKLNDCDTTVAGKASVAFSGSAVSATHGNVLALQSSAAGGATNVGVQILDSSGTPLALNGEAFSAPIKLNDGTNTLPFQARYYATGAATAGVANADATFKVQYQ; encoded by the coding sequence ATGCGTATTAAATCGCTGGCAATCGTGGTTGCATCTGCATTGGTATTGAGTTCAGCCGCTCATGCAGCGGGCGACAATCCGGCTCCGCCGAAAGCCTCGGTGGTCACGGTCAATGGCGGGACGGTGCATTTCAAAGGCGAGGTGGTTAACGCTGCCTGTGCGGTGGATGCCGGTTCCGTTGACCAGACGGTACAACTGGGGCAGGTGCGTAGTACCAAATTAGCATCAGCGGGCAACACCAGTTCCGCGGTGGGCTTCAACATCAAGCTTAATGATTGCGATACCACGGTTGCTGGCAAGGCGTCTGTGGCGTTTTCCGGTTCAGCCGTGAGCGCGACCCATGGCAACGTGCTTGCCCTGCAAAGCTCTGCTGCCGGGGGCGCGACCAATGTAGGGGTTCAAATTCTTGACAGCAGCGGCACACCGTTAGCGCTAAATGGCGAAGCGTTTAGCGCCCCCATCAAGCTCAACGACGGCACCAATACCCTGCCGTTTCAGGCTCGTTATTACGCAACCGGTGCAGCAACGGCCGGGGTCGCTAATGCCGATGCCACCTTTAAGGTGCAATACCAATAA
- a CDS encoding fimbrial protein gives MRGVNAVLLIILFSPAVVAGHHWNVVLPGGNMRFQGEIIAESCRVEAADQHMTVLMGQMPDNRLQGIGSDAGAVPFVIHLLDCNPTVRERVGVAFQGVADSANPDVLAIADGPQAARGVGVALFNAENRLIALNREPQTWARLSPGSVDLHFVAKYRATRHEISGGVANAQAWFSLTYP, from the coding sequence ATGCGGGGAGTGAACGCCGTGCTGTTGATTATCCTGTTTTCGCCAGCCGTTGTTGCAGGCCATCACTGGAACGTGGTGCTGCCGGGCGGCAACATGCGGTTTCAGGGGGAAATTATTGCCGAGTCATGCCGGGTGGAAGCCGCAGACCAGCACATGACGGTGCTGATGGGGCAAATGCCGGATAACCGCTTGCAGGGTATTGGCTCTGATGCCGGGGCCGTACCTTTTGTTATCCACCTTCTGGATTGTAACCCCACGGTGCGTGAACGGGTGGGGGTGGCTTTTCAGGGGGTGGCTGACAGCGCGAACCCTGACGTTCTGGCGATTGCTGATGGGCCACAAGCCGCCCGTGGCGTTGGTGTGGCGCTATTTAATGCCGAAAACCGATTGATTGCGCTTAATCGGGAGCCACAGACATGGGCCCGGTTATCCCCGGGATCCGTAGATTTGCATTTTGTCGCCAAATATCGCGCCACCCGTCATGAAATAAGCGGTGGTGTGGCTAACGCTCAGGCCTGGTTTTCGCTGACGTACCCGTAA